The proteins below are encoded in one region of Methanofollis aquaemaris:
- a CDS encoding arsenate reductase ArsC yields MKEKVLFICTHNAARSQMAEGYLRGRYGERYEVYSAGTAPAEEIDPRAVTVMAEIGIDLSGQETKALSVYFHQEMDFVVTVCEGGICPMFPWAKTVIHEEFPDPRAFSGSDDEVLDGFRKVRDDIIRWIDGRFG; encoded by the coding sequence ATGAAAGAGAAGGTGCTCTTCATCTGCACCCACAATGCCGCCCGTTCCCAGATGGCCGAGGGGTATCTGAGGGGGCGCTATGGGGAGCGGTACGAGGTATATTCTGCCGGCACCGCCCCCGCCGAAGAGATCGACCCGAGGGCCGTGACGGTGATGGCCGAGATCGGGATCGACCTCTCCGGCCAGGAGACAAAGGCCCTCTCGGTCTATTTTCATCAGGAGATGGACTTTGTGGTGACCGTCTGCGAGGGAGGGATCTGCCCGATGTTTCCCTGGGCAAAGACCGTCATCCACGAGGAGTTCCCCGACCCGCGGGCCTTTTCCGGGAGCGATGATGAGGTGCTCGACGGGTTCAGAAAGGTGAGAGACGATATCATCAGGTGGATCGACGGGCGGTTCGGGTGA
- the aspS gene encoding aspartate--tRNA(Asn) ligase, which produces MRVPISEVTPETERAEVMGWVHEIRDLGGLTFFLIRDRTGIVQTTVVKKKASETVLQAAKEVSRESVVRVAGPVKAIAKAPGGREITPETFEIVSPCATPLPLDVVEKVPADLDTRLDARFLDVRKPRVAAIFKIRSTVTTATYDFLSQRGFYNIATPKVVAAATEGGTELFPIAYFEKEAFLNQSPQLYKQMMMAGGFEKVFEVGPIFRAEEHNTVRHLNEATSIDVEVSFADDKDVMVLLEDLVAHLYATVADRCADALADLGVELEVLTTPFPRLPYAEAIEIAAAKVDEPIKYGDDLSTAAERAIGEEMGQHYFITDWPTAIKPYYAMPYEDDPSICRAFDMMHPRMELSSGAQRIHQHDLLVEQIKAKGLSPESFEFYLRPFKYGMPPHAGWGLGMERVIMTMLGLKNIREAVLFPRDRHRVVP; this is translated from the coding sequence ATGCGCGTCCCAATCAGCGAGGTAACACCAGAAACAGAGCGAGCAGAGGTCATGGGCTGGGTCCACGAGATCCGTGACCTCGGCGGTCTCACCTTCTTCCTCATCCGCGACAGGACCGGGATCGTCCAGACGACCGTTGTCAAGAAGAAGGCATCCGAGACAGTCCTCCAGGCTGCGAAGGAGGTCTCCAGAGAGTCGGTCGTCCGGGTCGCCGGACCGGTCAAGGCCATCGCCAAGGCACCGGGGGGCAGAGAGATCACTCCCGAAACCTTTGAGATCGTCTCGCCCTGCGCCACTCCTCTTCCTCTCGATGTCGTGGAGAAGGTGCCGGCCGACCTGGACACCAGGCTCGACGCCAGGTTCCTCGACGTGAGGAAGCCGAGAGTCGCTGCGATCTTCAAGATCCGCAGCACCGTCACCACCGCCACCTACGACTTCCTCAGCCAGCGCGGGTTCTACAACATCGCCACCCCCAAGGTTGTCGCCGCAGCGACCGAGGGCGGGACCGAACTCTTCCCGATCGCCTACTTTGAGAAGGAGGCCTTCCTCAACCAGAGCCCTCAACTCTACAAGCAGATGATGATGGCCGGCGGGTTCGAGAAGGTCTTCGAGGTCGGGCCGATCTTCCGGGCCGAGGAGCACAACACGGTCAGGCATCTCAACGAGGCCACCTCCATCGATGTCGAGGTCTCGTTCGCCGACGACAAAGACGTGATGGTCCTCCTCGAAGACCTGGTTGCCCACCTGTACGCCACCGTCGCCGACCGGTGTGCCGACGCCCTCGCCGACCTCGGCGTCGAACTTGAGGTTCTGACAACGCCGTTCCCGAGACTCCCATACGCCGAGGCGATCGAGATCGCCGCCGCAAAGGTGGACGAGCCGATCAAGTACGGGGACGACCTCTCGACCGCGGCCGAGAGAGCGATCGGTGAGGAGATGGGTCAGCACTACTTCATCACCGACTGGCCTACGGCGATCAAGCCGTACTATGCCATGCCGTACGAGGACGACCCCTCCATCTGCAGGGCCTTCGACATGATGCACCCCAGGATGGAACTCTCCTCCGGTGCTCAGCGTATCCACCAGCACGACCTGCTCGTCGAGCAGATCAAAGCGAAGGGGTTAAGCCCTGAGAGCTTCGAGTTCTACCTCAGACCGTTCAAGTACGGGATGCCCCCGCACGCGGGTTGGGGCCTGGGTATGGAGCGGGTGATCATGACGATGCTCGGTCTCAAAAATATCAGGGAGGCCGTGCTCTTCCCGCGTGACAGACACAGAGTAGTGCCATGA
- a CDS encoding putative zinc-binding protein gives MDGVVLVTCSGVSNTGKLTTQAAATFRQRHPSALDDVVQAGDLAPAAVPAGGRVIALDGCTDACGRKKLVNLGIVPDVHIVATDLGVVKNGMAEVRYDEIARVVAVLRETV, from the coding sequence ATGGACGGCGTGGTGCTGGTGACCTGTTCGGGCGTCTCAAACACCGGAAAGTTGACGACGCAGGCGGCGGCGACCTTCAGGCAGCGCCACCCCTCGGCCCTCGATGACGTCGTCCAGGCCGGAGACCTGGCACCGGCGGCCGTCCCTGCGGGCGGTCGGGTGATCGCCCTCGACGGCTGCACCGACGCCTGCGGACGAAAGAAACTCGTAAATCTCGGGATCGTGCCTGACGTCCATATCGTGGCGACCGATCTCGGGGTCGTCAAGAACGGTATGGCAGAGGTGCGGTACGACGAGATCGCACGGGTCGTTGCAGTTCTGCGGGAGACGGTCTGA
- a CDS encoding cation diffusion facilitator family transporter has translation MPLRRGGERAALKVAVILTAGYLAVEAVAGVFSGSLALIGDAGHMFRDVLALLLSLGAVVIAERLPTRTRTWGYHRVEVFVAFVNGLLLVVLASTVVWEAFRRLADPVPVAGPLMAAVGTVGLLVNLYVAWRLHGAEDLNVRSAYLHVVGDTLSSVAVVVAAVWIAVTGQTIVDPLLSIGIALLILLGSISLLRETVGILLQFVPSGIDFDEVVTAMESVDGVEEVHNVHLWALCSHINVLDAHVVACTDDIVEIEEIKREIRRRLRRYDVQYSILEFEPEPCPESALLRRLKGKGE, from the coding sequence ATGCCACTCAGGCGGGGCGGCGAGCGGGCGGCCCTGAAGGTCGCCGTCATCCTCACCGCAGGGTATCTTGCGGTCGAGGCGGTGGCCGGGGTGTTCTCGGGATCGCTTGCCCTCATAGGGGACGCGGGGCACATGTTCAGGGACGTCCTCGCCCTCCTCCTCTCCCTGGGTGCGGTGGTCATCGCCGAGCGCCTGCCCACCAGGACGCGGACCTGGGGGTATCACCGGGTGGAAGTCTTCGTCGCCTTCGTCAACGGACTGCTCCTTGTCGTTCTCGCGAGCACGGTCGTCTGGGAAGCCTTCAGGCGTCTCGCCGATCCGGTGCCGGTCGCCGGGCCCCTTATGGCCGCGGTGGGAACGGTCGGGCTTTTGGTGAACCTCTATGTCGCCTGGAGACTGCACGGGGCAGAAGACCTCAACGTCCGCAGCGCCTATCTCCACGTCGTCGGCGACACCCTCTCCTCGGTGGCGGTCGTCGTCGCCGCGGTCTGGATCGCCGTCACCGGCCAGACGATCGTCGACCCCCTTCTCAGCATCGGGATTGCCCTCCTGATCCTCCTCGGTTCGATCTCGCTTCTGCGGGAGACGGTCGGGATCCTCCTCCAGTTCGTGCCCTCAGGGATCGACTTCGACGAGGTGGTGACGGCGATGGAGAGCGTGGACGGCGTGGAGGAGGTGCATAATGTCCATCTCTGGGCGCTCTGCTCGCACATCAACGTCCTCGACGCCCATGTCGTCGCCTGCACCGACGATATCGTGGAGATCGAGGAGATAAAGAGGGAGATCAGGAGAAGGCTCAGGCGGTATGACGTCCAGTACAGCATCCTCGAGTTCGAGCCCGAACCCTGCCCTGAGTCTGCGCTGCTCAGGAGATTGAAGGGGAAGGGGGAGTGA
- a CDS encoding methionine synthase encodes MNFITKVLPTTVVGSYPVVKTGGLRSLLDPLRGAVETAVADQVRAGVDIISDGQVRGDMITAFVSHLPGIKGQSVVGRVQPPAKPLTVADTKYALSQHAKVKGIITGPSTLAHGLRIETPNYRGREELVLDLAQALVSEARALEAAGVTMVQIDEPIFSTGAADLAVGRQAVDLIASVLRIPSCLHVCGNLGEVVDEVLKTQVSVFDFEFSENQENLEILSGKDLRGRPIGYGCIASADPGVESIETVEKRLQKGIDLFGAENMLVDPDCGLRMLEREVAFQKLTAMTKAADRLRPEYEK; translated from the coding sequence ATGAACTTTATCACCAAGGTTCTGCCGACGACCGTTGTCGGGAGTTACCCGGTCGTGAAGACCGGGGGTCTGCGCTCGCTTCTCGACCCGCTCAGGGGTGCGGTCGAGACAGCGGTCGCCGACCAGGTCAGGGCCGGGGTGGACATCATCTCTGACGGGCAGGTGCGGGGCGACATGATCACCGCCTTTGTCTCCCACCTGCCCGGGATCAAGGGGCAGAGCGTCGTGGGGCGGGTCCAGCCGCCGGCAAAGCCCCTCACCGTTGCCGATACAAAATATGCGCTCTCCCAACATGCTAAGGTGAAGGGGATCATCACCGGTCCCTCCACTCTTGCCCATGGGTTGCGGATCGAGACCCCGAATTACCGCGGCAGGGAGGAACTGGTCCTTGACCTGGCCCAGGCACTGGTTTCGGAGGCGCGGGCCCTTGAAGCCGCGGGGGTGACGATGGTCCAGATCGACGAACCGATCTTTTCGACCGGCGCCGCGGACCTTGCGGTCGGCCGGCAGGCGGTCGACCTCATCGCCTCGGTCCTCAGGATCCCCTCCTGCCTCCATGTCTGCGGGAACCTTGGTGAGGTCGTCGACGAGGTGCTCAAGACCCAGGTCTCCGTCTTCGACTTTGAGTTCTCGGAAAACCAGGAGAACCTTGAGATCCTCTCGGGAAAAGATCTCAGAGGGCGCCCGATCGGCTACGGGTGCATCGCCTCGGCCGACCCCGGTGTCGAGAGTATCGAGACCGTCGAGAAACGTCTCCAGAAGGGGATCGATCTCTTCGGTGCCGAGAACATGCTCGTCGATCCTGACTGCGGACTCCGTATGCTTGAGCGCGAGGTGGCCTTCCAGAAACTCACAGCCATGACGAAGGCGGCCGATCGGCTCAGGCCTGAATACGAAAAATAA
- a CDS encoding class I adenylate-forming enzyme family protein, with the protein MHNITTFLDVHARTRDGPAFVFAKDGRAYTYADLRDAAAAIAGGLTALGVARGDRVCIYLETSPEYLLSYLAIWRIGAVAVPTNAVYHEDEVAYALNDSGAVAVITDEAHASTVRAVQGACPALRHTCVVGIAGEGETAWDDLLNADPLRRAVGCRPDDLCQLQYTSGTTGRPKGAMLTQGNWMNALATQEEVLGLTGDDVYLGIYPMGHVGLSWGLAALKAGGTWICMDRFDLETYLGLAQEYGATVLASMPPVIHSLIRAGPETEEALKSARSVISGGGPLLPVIWEEFDRRFGIPIVNAYGLSETIVVGSGTATTPDNYGLHKGYRSVGAPVGYAEVKIVAEDDSNRELPAGEVGEIALRGPSVALGYWGMPEATEEAFRSDGWFLTGDLGYQDEDGVLFVTDRKKDMIIMSGWKIYPTEVENVIVDHPKIADVAVFARPDERRGEVPVAAVVMNAGQSITMDELDRFCRERLAGYKVPRNLVVLDHLPRVSGWKLLRRTLREEHPANPTE; encoded by the coding sequence ATGCACAACATAACCACCTTCCTTGACGTACACGCCAGAACCCGCGATGGGCCGGCGTTTGTATTCGCAAAAGATGGGAGGGCCTATACCTATGCAGACCTGCGGGATGCCGCAGCCGCGATCGCCGGAGGCCTAACAGCCCTCGGCGTAGCGAGAGGCGACCGGGTTTGCATATACCTTGAGACCTCCCCCGAATATCTCCTCTCGTACCTGGCGATCTGGCGGATCGGAGCGGTCGCTGTTCCGACCAACGCCGTCTACCATGAAGATGAGGTGGCATATGCTCTCAACGACTCCGGCGCCGTGGCAGTGATCACCGATGAGGCACATGCATCCACAGTGAGGGCGGTGCAGGGAGCATGTCCGGCCCTCAGACACACCTGCGTCGTCGGGATTGCCGGAGAAGGAGAGACAGCATGGGACGATCTCCTCAACGCCGACCCCCTCAGGCGGGCGGTCGGATGCCGGCCAGACGATCTCTGTCAACTCCAGTATACCTCAGGGACCACCGGGCGGCCGAAGGGTGCGATGCTGACGCAGGGCAACTGGATGAACGCCCTCGCAACCCAGGAGGAGGTGCTCGGCCTCACCGGGGACGATGTTTACCTCGGGATCTATCCGATGGGGCATGTCGGTCTCTCGTGGGGCCTCGCAGCCCTCAAGGCCGGCGGCACCTGGATCTGTATGGACCGCTTCGACCTGGAGACCTACCTCGGTCTCGCACAGGAGTACGGGGCTACCGTGCTCGCGTCGATGCCGCCGGTGATCCATTCACTGATCCGGGCCGGCCCCGAAACTGAAGAAGCCCTGAAGAGTGCGCGGTCGGTCATATCAGGGGGAGGGCCGCTCCTCCCCGTAATATGGGAAGAGTTCGACCGTCGCTTCGGGATCCCGATCGTGAACGCCTACGGGCTCTCAGAGACGATCGTTGTCGGTTCGGGAACCGCGACCACGCCCGACAACTACGGACTCCACAAGGGGTATCGCTCGGTCGGGGCCCCGGTCGGGTACGCAGAGGTGAAGATTGTCGCTGAAGACGACTCGAACCGCGAACTCCCGGCGGGCGAGGTGGGCGAGATCGCGCTGAGGGGGCCTTCCGTCGCACTGGGTTACTGGGGGATGCCCGAGGCGACAGAAGAGGCCTTCCGCTCTGACGGTTGGTTCCTGACCGGCGACCTCGGGTACCAGGACGAGGACGGGGTGCTCTTCGTCACCGACCGGAAGAAGGATATGATCATCATGTCGGGCTGGAAGATCTATCCGACCGAGGTGGAGAACGTGATCGTCGACCACCCCAAGATCGCAGACGTCGCGGTCTTCGCCCGTCCTGACGAACGCCGGGGCGAGGTTCCTGTGGCGGCCGTGGTGATGAACGCGGGCCAGTCGATCACCATGGACGAACTGGACCGATTTTGCAGAGAGCGGCTTGCCGGCTATAAGGTGCCTCGCAATCTGGTCGTCCTCGACCACCTCCCCAGGGTCAGCGGGTGGAAACTCCTCAGACGGACGCTTCGAGAAGAGCACCCGGCAAATCCGACAGAATAA
- a CDS encoding putative zinc-binding protein, with the protein MAECSCGCGGGEGEGPKRIIFACAGASNVGQITNLAAIQLAVEGFGSPACTAQLATGAGPVKTKCGEADEVVVLDGCPVACASKIAEAQGIAPDQVIIVTKEGVAKSSDLAISDEEIECIVSAAWEGKGKPGQQENCGCGGGCGCGCNEE; encoded by the coding sequence ATGGCGGAGTGCAGCTGCGGGTGCGGCGGCGGCGAGGGCGAGGGACCGAAGCGGATCATCTTCGCCTGCGCCGGCGCCTCCAATGTCGGGCAGATCACCAACCTCGCCGCGATCCAGCTCGCGGTCGAGGGCTTCGGCAGCCCGGCCTGCACGGCGCAGCTCGCCACCGGGGCCGGGCCGGTGAAGACAAAGTGCGGCGAGGCCGACGAGGTCGTCGTCCTCGACGGTTGCCCGGTCGCCTGCGCCTCGAAGATTGCCGAGGCCCAGGGGATCGCACCCGACCAGGTGATCATCGTCACCAAAGAAGGGGTCGCCAAGTCCTCTGACCTCGCCATCTCGGACGAGGAGATCGAGTGCATCGTCTCCGCGGCCTGGGAAGGGAAGGGAAAGCCAGGGCAGCAGGAAAACTGCGGCTGTGGCGGGGGCTGCGGCTGCGGCTGTAACGAGGAGTGA
- a CDS encoding ArsR/SmtB family transcription factor, whose translation MAIPEPLEDDLAKIGGIEGLKGLIPDDDDLDHLSGRFKALADPMRLKILLLLAPGPLCVCVIREVLGIADSRLSYHLNVLKKADLITGEQQGTWIIYSLTPAGGRALSFLEET comes from the coding sequence ATGGCAATTCCCGAACCTCTTGAAGATGACCTTGCAAAGATCGGCGGTATCGAAGGACTTAAGGGCCTGATCCCTGACGATGACGATCTCGACCATCTCTCCGGCCGATTCAAGGCCCTTGCAGACCCGATGCGCTTGAAGATCCTCCTCCTCCTGGCTCCCGGACCCCTCTGTGTCTGTGTGATCCGTGAGGTGCTCGGGATCGCCGACTCACGCCTCTCCTATCACCTCAATGTGCTCAAAAAAGCCGACCTGATCACAGGCGAACAGCAGGGCACCTGGATCATCTACTCGCTCACCCCGGCGGGCGGCAGGGCGCTTTCTTTTCTTGAGGAGACCTGA
- a CDS encoding permease yields the protein MDFTSAITTAAGFFAVITAELVLLFIGISFLVGLIHEYVPEERMRRVLAGRGHGAGNFIGAGFGALTPFCSCSTIPILLGLLDAGIPFGVCMSFLIASPLLNPVILSLLAALVGVVPTAIYAGITFLAAAGLGALLGKLGYERYVKDVMVERDGEEACAGGAESGHGPRVRRALDFSLALFRHVLPYLVLGAGIGAFIYGFVPEDFIVNLAGPQNPLAIPVAALIGIPMYIRAETIIPISAVLLEKGMGIGAVMALIIGGAGASIPEVTLLSAIFERRLVGVFVGVILTVAIATGIAFSILAAGGVL from the coding sequence GTGGACTTCACATCAGCCATCACGACGGCCGCAGGGTTCTTCGCCGTCATCACTGCAGAACTCGTCCTTCTCTTCATCGGGATCTCCTTCCTGGTCGGACTCATCCACGAGTACGTCCCTGAAGAGCGGATGCGGCGGGTGCTTGCAGGTCGCGGTCATGGTGCAGGCAATTTCATCGGCGCAGGCTTCGGGGCGCTCACCCCCTTCTGCTCATGCTCCACCATCCCGATCCTCCTCGGCCTCCTGGACGCGGGCATCCCCTTCGGCGTGTGCATGTCCTTCCTCATCGCCTCGCCCCTCCTCAACCCGGTCATCCTCTCCCTCCTCGCGGCGCTGGTCGGCGTCGTCCCGACCGCCATCTACGCGGGGATCACCTTCCTGGCGGCGGCCGGGCTCGGCGCCCTCCTCGGGAAACTCGGGTACGAGCGGTATGTCAAAGATGTGATGGTGGAGCGGGACGGGGAGGAGGCGTGCGCCGGCGGCGCGGAGAGCGGCCACGGCCCCAGGGTCAGGCGGGCACTTGACTTCTCGCTTGCGCTCTTCCGCCACGTCCTCCCGTACCTCGTCCTGGGCGCCGGGATCGGAGCCTTCATCTACGGGTTCGTCCCCGAAGACTTCATCGTCAACCTCGCCGGCCCTCAGAATCCCCTCGCCATCCCGGTCGCGGCCCTCATCGGGATCCCGATGTACATCAGGGCCGAGACGATCATCCCGATCTCGGCCGTACTCCTGGAGAAGGGGATGGGTATCGGGGCGGTGATGGCCCTGATCATCGGCGGGGCCGGGGCAAGCATCCCTGAGGTGACCCTGCTCTCGGCGATCTTCGAACGGCGCCTGGTCGGCGTCTTCGTCGGGGTAATTCTCACCGTCGCCATCGCCACCGGCATCGCCTTCTCCATCCTCGCAGCAGGAGGAGTGCTCTAA
- a CDS encoding RAD55 family ATPase translates to MEKEDLRSTGLIGLDLALEGGIPRGSVIIVAGTPTDGLDLFGIQFWRGGEEETETSGSYLMIDDEPSEKMYDARKVMNIDMPAIAQGERVVLDSLSTIILRDGVGAALELIRELKKKARAEGSNILLLLYKGVHTREEEIRLTRAADGYIELLQRIAGSEVERMLGIFKMHGLNIPNQLVPYNILDDGLELSTTKRVV, encoded by the coding sequence GTGGAAAAAGAAGATTTACGATCTACCGGGCTCATAGGTCTCGATCTCGCCCTTGAAGGAGGCATTCCCAGAGGGTCTGTCATCATCGTCGCCGGCACACCAACCGACGGTCTCGACCTCTTCGGCATTCAGTTCTGGCGGGGCGGAGAAGAGGAGACCGAGACGAGTGGATCATACCTGATGATCGACGACGAACCTTCGGAAAAGATGTACGACGCACGCAAGGTCATGAACATAGACATGCCTGCAATCGCCCAGGGGGAGCGGGTCGTCCTCGACTCGCTCTCGACCATCATCCTCAGGGACGGCGTCGGTGCCGCCCTCGAACTGATCCGCGAACTGAAAAAGAAGGCACGCGCAGAAGGCTCGAATATCCTCCTTCTCCTCTATAAGGGAGTCCACACCAGAGAAGAAGAGATCAGGTTGACAAGAGCAGCCGACGGATATATAGAACTTCTCCAGCGGATTGCCGGTTCTGAAGTTGAGCGGATGCTCGGAATTTTCAAAATGCATGGCCTGAATATCCCCAACCAGCTCGTGCCATACAATATTCTGGACGACGGCCTCGAACTCTCCACCACCAAACGGGTGGTCTGA
- a CDS encoding thioredoxin family protein → MVKIEVFGTGCAKCKRTAKNVEKAVAETGVQAEVVKVEEINAITDRGVMLTPALAVDGEMKVEGRVPTVDEIKEILSEVA, encoded by the coding sequence ATGGTAAAGATTGAAGTGTTTGGCACAGGCTGCGCAAAGTGCAAGCGGACGGCAAAGAATGTTGAGAAGGCGGTGGCCGAGACGGGTGTCCAGGCCGAGGTTGTCAAGGTCGAGGAGATCAACGCGATCACCGACCGCGGCGTCATGCTCACCCCGGCCCTTGCGGTCGACGGCGAGATGAAGGTCGAGGGCCGCGTCCCGACGGTCGACGAGATCAAGGAGATCCTCTCGGAGGTGGCCTGA
- a CDS encoding MBL fold metallo-hydrolase: MDITPLCDNTVLTDHYYLGEPGLSIHIRDRDTEVLFDLGYSDVFLRNALAMGIAPCDADYVVFSHCHLDHTWGLGPLLRHLVTAGNKKRPEFLAHPALFRSVQFDGDEIGMVASEETLARYGRVRLSRTPHRITDEIVFLGEIPRRFAFEGRDAIGTSEGAPDLVPDDTALACRTDEGLVVVTGCAHTGICSTVEYAREVSGEKKVADVIGGFHLLDASSEQIEATCRYFRDLGAERIHPCHCTGLPATVALAGAANVCETGVGLRLSFEQRS, encoded by the coding sequence ATGGACATCACCCCCCTCTGCGACAACACCGTCCTCACCGACCACTATTATCTCGGCGAACCCGGCCTTTCCATCCACATCAGGGACCGGGACACCGAGGTGCTCTTCGACCTCGGATACTCGGACGTCTTCCTCAGAAACGCCCTCGCGATGGGGATTGCGCCCTGCGACGCCGATTATGTCGTCTTCTCCCACTGCCACCTCGACCATACCTGGGGACTCGGTCCGCTCCTCCGCCACCTCGTCACCGCAGGGAACAAGAAGAGACCCGAGTTCCTCGCCCACCCCGCGCTCTTCAGGAGCGTGCAGTTCGACGGCGACGAGATCGGGATGGTCGCCTCAGAGGAGACGCTTGCCCGCTACGGGAGGGTGCGGCTCTCGCGCACACCTCACCGGATCACCGACGAGATCGTCTTCCTCGGCGAGATACCCCGGCGCTTCGCCTTCGAGGGGAGGGACGCCATCGGGACGTCGGAGGGCGCGCCCGACCTGGTTCCCGACGACACCGCCCTTGCCTGCCGCACCGACGAAGGACTGGTGGTCGTCACGGGTTGCGCCCATACCGGGATCTGCTCGACGGTCGAGTACGCACGGGAGGTCTCTGGAGAAAAAAAGGTGGCGGACGTTATCGGAGGCTTCCACCTCCTCGACGCATCGTCCGAACAGATCGAGGCGACCTGCCGCTATTTCAGAGACCTCGGCGCGGAGCGGATCCACCCCTGCCACTGCACCGGCCTGCCCGCAACCGTCGCCCTCGCGGGGGCGGCGAACGTCTGCGAGACCGGGGTCGGGCTCAGGCTCTCCTTTGAACAGCGCTCCTGA
- a CDS encoding permease has translation MTDPITGALLAGADTLIGYLAEHVLTCLVPAFFIAGAIAAFVKKDAILKYFSPDAKKSVSYGIASISGTVLAVCSCTILPMFAGIYKKGSGIGPAITFLYAGPAINVLAIIYTAKVLGFDLGLARAISAVLLAIVIGLIMAAIFRKHDETVRATAPARAYGSDGDERPRWATLGFFAALVGILIVGASQLPWTIKFPVVYLLTLGVAVLLIYFFERDEVTDWGYETWDLTKKIFPILLIGTFALGMLAYFLPPETFAPYFGETSIGSTLLAAVVGGILYMPTLLEVPIIGTTFGYTSGVMAGGPALALLLAGPSVSLPSLMVIYRVMGAKKTAVYAVLVILFSALAGFVYGTIVG, from the coding sequence ATGACAGACCCAATCACCGGCGCCCTCCTTGCAGGCGCCGACACACTCATCGGTTATCTCGCAGAACACGTCCTCACCTGCCTGGTCCCGGCCTTCTTCATCGCGGGAGCGATCGCCGCCTTTGTGAAGAAGGACGCGATCCTGAAGTACTTCAGTCCTGACGCCAAGAAGAGCGTCAGTTACGGGATCGCATCGATCTCGGGAACGGTGCTCGCCGTCTGCTCGTGTACGATCCTCCCGATGTTCGCCGGGATCTACAAAAAAGGGAGCGGCATCGGACCGGCGATCACCTTCCTGTACGCGGGCCCGGCGATCAACGTGCTTGCAATCATCTACACCGCGAAAGTGCTCGGCTTCGACCTCGGCCTGGCCAGGGCGATCTCGGCCGTGCTTCTTGCCATCGTCATCGGCCTCATCATGGCGGCGATCTTCAGGAAGCACGACGAGACAGTGAGGGCGACGGCACCGGCGCGGGCCTACGGGAGCGACGGAGACGAGCGGCCGCGCTGGGCGACCCTCGGGTTCTTCGCCGCGCTCGTCGGCATCCTCATCGTCGGGGCCTCGCAACTCCCCTGGACAATCAAGTTCCCGGTCGTCTACCTCCTCACCCTCGGCGTCGCCGTCCTGCTCATCTACTTCTTCGAGCGCGACGAGGTGACCGACTGGGGCTACGAGACCTGGGATCTGACAAAAAAGATCTTCCCGATCCTGTTGATCGGTACCTTTGCCCTGGGGATGCTCGCCTATTTCCTCCCGCCCGAGACCTTCGCCCCGTACTTCGGGGAGACCTCGATCGGGTCGACCCTGCTTGCCGCAGTGGTCGGCGGGATCCTGTACATGCCCACCCTCCTGGAGGTCCCGATCATCGGCACGACCTTCGGCTACACCTCAGGCGTGATGGCCGGCGGGCCCGCGCTCGCGCTCCTCCTTGCCGGGCCGAGCGTGAGTCTGCCCTCGCTGATGGTCATCTACCGGGTGATGGGGGCGAAGAAGACGGCCGTGTACGCCGTGCTCGTCATCCTCTTCTCGGCCCTGGCCGGGTTCGTGTACGGCACCATCGTGGGGTAG